TCAGTGAAGAGTGAAAGCCATAAAGTAAAAGCAAGTGAGGTAGAGGGAATCAAACTGAACTGAACTATGCAGATGTAGCAAGTAGCAAGCTTATAATATTAACAAGATTTCATACAACCAGTATCCATAGTATTAATCATCCTTCAATTctgattttttggaaaatatgaCAAGCACAATCAATTCAAAATGGCTTTAAAAAACCAGGAAGCTAATGAAAAGTATACTACAATCACACACATCCCTTTTTCTTAAAGCCTGTTTAGGGATGGGATAGAACACCTCAATCCAGATTCACTAGCAGTCTATGCTAAGCCACCTTCTCCACTACTAATCACTGCCTTGACTTGCTTATCTAACAAAGTACAAGTTGTAAGTCATGTCTTTCTGATTTGTATTCCAACGTCTGAAAGATATAGGGTATAAGAAGGAAGGTTTTCTTTACAGCATACTCAACAAATGGTTGGAGAAGCCTCAGAGGTGCTATTGAACCAATGGCATTGTTGTGCCGATTTAAACTATGGAACTTATCGTATACCATTTATAAAAATGCAATCACATCTCATCTTCATCTAATGCTGTAAACATTTGAAAACAGCCAGAATTTAAGGGCGAGAATAATGTAATGACATATAAAGCTCCAAACTTCTTCCAGAAAAGTCTGCATGCAAAAGCTTGCAGCCTACTCATGAAAAACAAAGTGTGCTTAGAGCAGTCTTAGCTAGGAGGCCAGTTCAATTACGATTTATTCTGTAAACTTCTCAACATCCACAATCACTTCAATGTGagaacacacacaaaaaaaaggtGTGGAACAAAACCTTACCAACACAATCACAACATTTACATGCAAAACAagccaccaaaacatcaatatcTATTACAGAATATACTGGAGCGTTAAGTACAAAATAAAATAACATCACACAACAGATAGTGCGCTGTTTTCCATATGTTTTACAAGTTTGTCAGTGATACCTTGCCACATTTATAAATTATACCATTTCTGTCTAAGAAAAAGAACTGGCCCAACAATATTCATTTGCACCCTAATAGTCAACTATGGTAGCAATGAAGAAATTTCCAGGAGTGACAtgaattgaaaaatgaatgtaagTTGCATGATCGTATAATATATATTTAGCTTCAGTTTAAAATAATGTTACAGAGAGGTAAAAATAAAGAAGTTAGTACCTGCACTTGATCCTTTTGCTCTTTAGCATGCTGAAGTTGTTCTTGAACCCGAGATAGCCTGCTCTTTTGTGCTGCAAGATCCTCTTGCAACAGGGCTCTCTCAGATTCCCAACGCTGAGACCTTTTGCGACTATTCTCATCCTTCTTTAAAAGCTCCAAAATATTTGTTGCAGACTCTGCTGCATGCCGCTTTGCAGCTTCCATCTGTAACATGAGTTGTGCATTTTCAGCCTCACGTCTACGAGCAGAAGCATCTGCCTTCTCCAGCTGAGCATTTGCCCTAGAAATTGCAGACTCCATCTCTAAAAGCTTCTTCCGAGTACTCTCTTCCGAATGGTGCCTTTCTTCTTGTAGGCGGTCCGCCTCTTCCTTCTCTTTCCTAAGCGACTGAAGTTCCTCCTTCTCCTTTGCAAGTCGGTGAGCAACTTGCATCACTTTCTGCTGAGCCCAGTCTGTCCAGTCCCGCATATGTGCTTGCAATTCTTTCTGCCTCTGGACAAGAATCAAAACAATTTCATCCTTTTTATCTTGTGGGATCCAGACCTTTTGTTCCTCATCATAAGAAAAATTAATTTTGCTACTAGAGTCCATACCCTCAGCATTGGAATCATGATTCAAAGATGGAGCAAAACCATCACTTGAGGAGGGCAATGACAATGAAAGATCTGTGCTAGCAGCAGGTGCTGGGTTTGAGTTACTAACCACCTTGGCATCGAATGGAGTAGAGGAAATGGTACCAGTAAAGGAAAGGTCGACTGATACTTCAGGCGTCGTTATGCTTGCAGCAAACCCTTTGGCAACTTTTGATGAGCCCTTCAAGTTGCTACTAGTAGAGTCTGAAAATGACCTGCATTTCCTGTCCAATACCACGCTGCCCGAAGAGCTATACTTGACAGACCTAAGAGGTCCTTTAGAACCCAATGCTCGGGAGCTCTTATCAAAGCTTGTCAATTTCTGGCGATGCAAGGAGTCCCTCTTAGAGCTCCCCCTCTTGCTAGGAGATGGCTTGTCATTTTTCACAGATTGTGTCGCAGCAGCAACAAATGGTTGGTCCTCTGAATGATCACGAGTAGGAATAGGGTATTCTTTTGGCTCAACATTTGGGATCGCATACGGCATCCTGCCTGGTACAGAGGGTTTGCTACTCGATAAATTCAGACTTGTTTGTGTCGTTGATGAATCAGCTTTTACTGCACCATAAGAAATGGGTGGTACCGGGGTAAGCTTTCCGCGGAAAGTAACACCAGTCTGCGGGTTGGTAATAGAAACTGATAGATCGGAACCTGAGCCAGGTTCATAGTTTCCCATAACTGGTTGGGCAATAACTTTAGAACCCACTGCTGGTAGGGAAGCAGGACTGTAGTCCATGGCACAGGCATTTGAAACATTCATGTCTGACATAAGCAAGCAAAACATTACATCGCCCGTGGTGTAGAATGGCTGAGCCTCATTTACCACAGCAACCATGCTACCAAGCACAGCCTGCTCAATCTTCCTCCTGTCTTCAACCGAGGCACCCTCCCTTGGCAACATGTCTCCTTCAGTCTTGAGAACCTCAACTGCCGACTCTCCAAACCCAGCAAGGCTCTCCCTCCAGTTGTACTGGGCAGCTGCCCGCACAACAGCAGCACGTGCAGCCGCCTCAGAGTAGCCCATTGTGGTGATCAGACTGACAGCATTGTCGAAGGTGGTGTCCAGGCTCTTGAGAAGGATCTCCTCCAGCTGCGTCTCATTTGGGTCACTCCAATTCACATATCGCTGGCACTCTAATATTTCCTCTGCAGTAGGGTGGATATCCTTGCAGGTTTCGCAGGTGCTTGGGATGAGGTCGAGGTCCGCCACCGCTGCCATGGCAGCCTTCTCGGGCGACATAAACTCGAACCCTACGCAGTCCGCCGTCAGTGGGTATTCCAGCCCGAATGGGCCCAACTCGGAAGATGGCGGCTCGGCACGGTACTTGCGCTTATTCCGACTGGCGGCTTTCTCCTGCGCCGCCGAGGGGGGCGGCGGGGTCGCGGTAGTAGACATCAAGCAAGCTGCTCTTATTTCACCAAACCAACAGGAAATCCTTCGGAAAACCGACAGGATGCAAgcgaaaataaagaaaatttcTCCGCAGACGGATTGGACTGACCAAGCTCCTGCGCACCGAATCAAGGAAAAAACCtggaaaattcagaaaaatatacTGTGAGAATCGTGAAGTTTggacgaatcaagaaccaaggaAAAACTCATACGCGCCGAGTCGTAGGATCAGATGGTCGCGAAGCCTTGATCCGATCTGGTATCGCCAGAGGGGAGAATCGGGCGACGGATCGAGGCACGCACCGGATTGGATCGGAGGGGATCgaagcggaggcggaggcggctggTGATCGGAGGAGTGGAGAAGTGTATGGCGAGATGGGGGAggcgggggagggaggagatgaCTGATGAGAGGGGGGAGAAGGCGTCTGCCTCGTCGCTCCGTAGACATCGCCGAGTACACAACGCCCGGAGTCGCACCTGGAAGAAACTGGGCTGGGATCGGCAAAATCCGTGTCCATTTGGGGCCCAAGTTGCCTGCTCAAGCTCAGCCCGTAAAGATAGCGGGCCCAGCATTTCCACAACAGTACGACTGAATTATCTCTACATGTCGTGTCATATTTCCAAAAGAAACTTTTTAACCCACAAAATTTTGGCAACGTATCCTATGCAAATCAGACATCTTGTGGAAACTATAGAAACTACAATCAAAGCCACATGATCCTCATCCAAAGGCTAGAAAAAAAGGTGAGTTGTTTTAGCACTTAACCCCTCCCACCATTAGGCCAAATAATCACACTTTTGTGGATAACCCCCTCCACCTCATCTCCTCCGTTGCCCAGGCCCCCTCCCTTGTTTCTCCCCCAACATGCGCCGCACCACATCCGCCtccagcgctccgccgcctctTGCCCGGCCAGCGAGCTCCATCGGCCGTGGACTAGAATGGGGCGCCACCCATGGAGGTCTACGGCCCCTCCGCcatcaaggggggggggggcgcaacCCCTGGAAGTCCAGGGTCCCTCGCGAGATCCCGCCCCTGGAGGTGTAGGGCCCTCGCCCAACACAACCTTTGCCAGATATCTACCCCTTGACAGGCCTGCAGATTGGGTAATTTCTTGTTCATCAATTTGGTTTCTGGGATGAA
This portion of the Panicum virgatum strain AP13 chromosome 2N, P.virgatum_v5, whole genome shotgun sequence genome encodes:
- the LOC120658286 gene encoding putative E3 ubiquitin-protein ligase RF298 — its product is MSTTATPPPPSAAQEKAASRNKRKYRAEPPSSELGPFGLEYPLTADCVGFEFMSPEKAAMAAVADLDLIPSTCETCKDIHPTAEEILECQRYVNWSDPNETQLEEILLKSLDTTFDNAVSLITTMGYSEAAARAAVVRAAAQYNWRESLAGFGESAVEVLKTEGDMLPREGASVEDRRKIEQAVLGSMVAVVNEAQPFYTTGDVMFCLLMSDMNVSNACAMDYSPASLPAVGSKVIAQPVMGNYEPGSGSDLSVSITNPQTGVTFRGKLTPVPPISYGAVKADSSTTQTSLNLSSSKPSVPGRMPYAIPNVEPKEYPIPTRDHSEDQPFVAAATQSVKNDKPSPSKRGSSKRDSLHRQKLTSFDKSSRALGSKGPLRSVKYSSSGSVVLDRKCRSFSDSTSSNLKGSSKVAKGFAASITTPEVSVDLSFTGTISSTPFDAKVVSNSNPAPAASTDLSLSLPSSSDGFAPSLNHDSNAEGMDSSSKINFSYDEEQKVWIPQDKKDEIVLILVQRQKELQAHMRDWTDWAQQKVMQVAHRLAKEKEELQSLRKEKEEADRLQEERHHSEESTRKKLLEMESAISRANAQLEKADASARRREAENAQLMLQMEAAKRHAAESATNILELLKKDENSRKRSQRWESERALLQEDLAAQKSRLSRVQEQLQHAKEQKDQVQTRWKQEEAAKVEAIALVTSERKERDQIETSVRSEENSLHLKSANDTQRYKSEIRALEQQIMQLKVSMDSSKVAAPKWGADNKTYALHLSEGRKNGNAQILSNIAVPQDLDFDDIQRDRECVMCLSEEMSVVFLPCAHQVVCAKCSDLHEKQGMKECPSCRTPIQRRVCARPAGC